The Bacillus sp. Y1 genome has a window encoding:
- the spoVAD gene encoding stage V sporulation protein AD: MLKGKQSWVFNNRPVIAATGVTGGPFEANGRLSNDFDVLFDDLWMGEDSYEKAHRHLLEVATNTAFEKEGVTVDDVQFMIAGDLINQITPTSIAARQLKVPYLGIFGACSTSMEGLALASFFVNYGGGNYILTGATSHNAAVEKQFRYPTEYGGQKPPTAQWTVTGAGVALVKANQGSDSGKPVTTSATIGKVIDLGLTDPFNMGGAMSPAAADTILAHFKDLEIDPSYYDLIVTGDLGKIGHETTFGLLQKEGLPIKKEQFKDCGMLIYNEDQPVQSGGSGAGCSATVLYGHLLNEMKKGSFKRILVVATGALLSPLTVQQNETIPCIAHAVSIEMNE, translated from the coding sequence ATGCTGAAAGGAAAACAATCATGGGTATTTAATAATCGCCCCGTTATTGCTGCTACAGGTGTTACTGGTGGTCCATTCGAAGCAAATGGCAGATTATCAAATGATTTTGATGTTCTGTTCGATGATTTATGGATGGGAGAAGATTCCTATGAGAAAGCACACCGTCACTTACTCGAAGTTGCAACGAATACAGCGTTCGAAAAAGAGGGTGTAACGGTAGATGATGTACAGTTCATGATTGCTGGAGACCTTATTAATCAGATTACTCCAACTAGCATTGCTGCAAGACAATTGAAAGTCCCATATCTCGGTATTTTTGGAGCATGCTCGACATCTATGGAGGGACTTGCACTTGCGTCGTTTTTTGTTAATTATGGAGGAGGAAATTATATTCTGACAGGTGCTACGAGCCATAATGCGGCTGTTGAGAAGCAATTTCGTTATCCTACTGAGTATGGTGGACAAAAGCCGCCTACTGCTCAATGGACCGTAACAGGTGCAGGTGTTGCGCTAGTTAAAGCAAATCAGGGAAGTGATAGTGGGAAGCCAGTCACAACATCAGCCACAATAGGAAAAGTCATTGATCTTGGGTTAACGGATCCTTTTAATATGGGTGGTGCAATGTCTCCTGCGGCAGCTGATACAATCTTAGCTCATTTTAAGGATTTGGAAATTGATCCTTCGTATTACGACTTAATTGTAACAGGTGATCTTGGAAAAATTGGACATGAGACAACGTTTGGATTATTGCAAAAGGAAGGCTTACCAATTAAAAAAGAGCAATTTAAGGATTGTGGCATGTTAATTTACAATGAAGATCAACCGGTTCAATCCGGAGGAAGCGGGGCCGGTTGTTCAGCAACAGTATTATATGGACATCTGTTAAATGAAATGAAAAAGGGATCATTCAAGAGAATTTTAGTTGTTGCAACAGGAGCACTTCTTTCACCGCTAACTGTTCAACAAAATGAAACCATACCTTGTAT
- a CDS encoding sporulation protein, producing the protein MQKILTLTCITVLTALLTSCNTDATQHSGMSLIQKSDPDPIILDEKSGDKHKLVASIKKDVAKFEELYDVAVIKGEEEILVAYKVKHMQRFHMVKIEGEINKMLEKKYPKENFIVSSDYKIFLEAVELEDKMKNPNFSNKDAKKKLEEIIKLKKELT; encoded by the coding sequence ATGCAAAAAATACTCACTCTCACCTGTATAACTGTACTAACCGCCTTGCTTACTTCCTGTAATACTGACGCTACGCAGCATAGTGGGATGTCTTTAATTCAAAAAAGTGATCCCGATCCAATCATTCTTGATGAGAAATCAGGGGATAAACATAAACTAGTGGCCTCAATAAAAAAGGATGTTGCTAAATTTGAGGAACTATATGATGTAGCTGTCATCAAAGGTGAGGAGGAAATATTAGTTGCTTATAAGGTAAAACATATGCAACGTTTTCATATGGTCAAAATTGAAGGGGAAATTAATAAAATGCTTGAAAAAAAGTACCCGAAGGAAAATTTCATAGTCTCGAGTGATTATAAAATATTTTTAGAAGCTGTTGAATTAGAAGATAAAATGAAAAATCCGAATTTTTCCAATAAGGATGCAAAGAAAAAGCTAGAAGAAATCATAAAGCTGAAGAAGGAACTAACTTAA
- the spoVAC gene encoding stage V sporulation protein AC, giving the protein MGNNKQESKEVEQYKQFEKNFETKRPVFKNCLKAFLVGGFICMIGQAITYFYIYFFNFTEQTAGNPTVATMVFISMLLTGFGVYDRLGQFAGAGSAVPVTGFGNAVISAAIEHRTEGFVLGVGGNLFKLAGSVVLFGVFSAFVVALIKTILIKLGAI; this is encoded by the coding sequence GTGGGGAACAATAAGCAAGAATCAAAAGAGGTAGAACAATATAAGCAATTTGAGAAGAATTTTGAAACAAAAAGACCGGTCTTTAAAAATTGTTTAAAGGCTTTTTTAGTTGGAGGATTCATCTGCATGATCGGTCAAGCTATCACCTATTTTTATATTTATTTTTTCAACTTTACAGAACAAACAGCAGGAAATCCAACTGTAGCAACGATGGTGTTTATTTCGATGCTTTTAACGGGCTTTGGGGTGTACGATCGATTAGGCCAATTTGCAGGGGCAGGTAGCGCAGTTCCTGTAACGGGTTTTGGGAACGCAGTGATCTCTGCTGCGATTGAACATAGAACAGAGGGCTTTGTTCTAGGTGTTGGAGGAAACTTATTTAAACTAGCAGGGTCAGTTGTTTTATTTGGTGTTTTTTCAGCATTTGTGGTTGCGTTAATTAAGACGATATTAATCAAACTGGGGGCAATATAA